In Sorghum bicolor cultivar BTx623 chromosome 10, Sorghum_bicolor_NCBIv3, whole genome shotgun sequence, one genomic interval encodes:
- the LOC110430784 gene encoding phosphoenolpyruvate phosphatase, whose translation MRGWGLLVLSLHVLSCLVSGVASGRTSSYVRTEFPSTDIPLDSEWFAIPKGYNAPQQVHITQGDYDGKAVIVSWVTPEEPGPSEVFYGKEKQYDQKSEGTTTNYTFYDYKSGYIHHCLVDGLEYNTKYYYKIGSGDSAREFWFETPPAIDPDASYTFGIIGDLGQTFNSLSTLQHYEKTGGQTVLFVGDLSYADRYEHNDGIRWDSWGRFVERSTAYQPWIWNTGNHEIEYRPDLGETSTFKPYLHRYMTPYLASKSSSPMWYAVRRASAHIIVLSSYSPFVKYTPQWWWLKNEFKRVDREKTPWLIVLMHSPMYNSNEAHYMEGESMRAAFEKWFVKYKVDLVFAGHVHAYERSYRISNVNYNITSGNRYPVPNKSAPVYITVGDGGNQEGLASRFYDPQPDYSAFREASYGHSLLQLKNRTHAVYQWNRNHDGNPVPADTVVFHNQYWTSSTRRRRLKKNHFHLENLEDLISLF comes from the exons ATGAGGGGTTGGGGCTTGCTCGTGTTATCGCTACATGTTCTTTCATGCCTGGTTAGTGGTGTTGCCTCTGGTCGAACAAGCTCTTACGTGCGCACAGAGTTCCCATCTACAGATATACCTCTAGATAGTGAATGGTTTGCCATTCCAAAGGGATATAATGCTCCACAGCAG GTTCATATCACCCAAGGTGACTATGATGGAAAGGCAGTTATAGTATCTTGGGTTACTCCGGAAGAACCTGGGCCAAGTGAAGTGTTTTATGGCAAGGAGAAACAATATGACCAGAAATCAGAAGGAACAACAACAAATTATACGTTTTACGATTACAAATCTGGATACATACACCATTGCCTTGTTGATGGCCTTGAG TATAACACTAAATATTATTACAAGATTGGTAGCGGAGATTCAGCTCGAGAATTCTGGTTTGAAACACCTCCAGCAATTGATCCAGATGCATCATACACATTTGGCATCATAG GTGATCTGGGGCAAACATTTAATTCTCTCTCAACTCTTCAACATTATGAGAAAACTGGAGGTCAAACTGTTCTTTTTGTTGGGGACTTGTCGTATGCTGATAGATATGAACATAATGATGGCATTCGTTGGGATTCTTGGGGTCGATTTGTTGAGCGCAGTACTGCATACCAGCCATGGATTTGGAATACTGGAAACCATGAAATAGAGTACAGGCCTGATCTG GGAGAAACTTCTACATTCAAGCCATATTTGCATAGGTATATGACTCCATATTTGGCATCAAAGAGCAGTTCTCCTATGTGGTATGCTGTCAGGCGTGCATCTGCTCATATCATCGTGTTGTCTAGCTACTCTCCATTTG TAAAATACACTCCTCAATGGTGGTGGCTGAAGAACGAATTCAAGCGTGTGGACAGGGAAAAGACACCTTGGCTTATCGTTCTCATGCATTCTCCCATGTACAACAGCAATGAGGCACATTATATGGAGGGCGAGAGTATGAGGGCTGCTTTTGAGAAATGGTTTGTGAAGTACAAGGTCGACTTGGTATTTGCAGGGCATGTTCATGCTTATGAGAGATCA TACCGCATTTCTAATGTCAACTACAACATAACATCGGGAAATCGATATCCAGTGCCAAACAAATCTGCTCCCGTTTACATAACAGTTGGTGATGGAGGCAACCAGGAAGGACTTGCTTCAAG GTTTTATGACCCCCAGCCAGACTACTCAGCGTTCAGGGAGGCCAGTTATGGTCATTCACTTTTACAACTGAAAAACAGGACTCATGCTGTCTATCAGTGGAACAGAAATCATGATGGGAATCCTGTTCCAGCAGACACCGTGGTGTTTCATAACCAGTATTG GACAAGCAGCACGCGCCGCAGAAGGCTGAAGAAGAACCATTTCCATCTCGAGAACCTTGAAGATCTGATTTCCCTATTCTAA